GCGAACGTCATCTCCGTTGCCTCGGGACAGGTGGACCTCGCGACCGATTTCGACCGCAACCTCGCCGCCATGATGGCGGCGGGGCGCGTGCGCGAGGGGCAGGTGAAGGTGGTCTGGCGCAGCGATCCGTTGCCCAATGACGCGCTGGCCGTGCGCCGCGATCTCGACCCCGGCCTCAAGGCCGCCATCGCGCAGGCGGCGCTGGCGATCGGGGATGCCGATGCGCCGCGGATCATGCCACCGAACTACACCGGCTGGCTGCCCGCCACCGCGGAAACCTACGCGCCGATCGAGGCGGCGGGCCGCGCACTCGGCCGGCTCTCCACGACCTGATGCGGCGCACGGCCTGGATCGCCGCCTTCTTCGCGCTGCAGGCGGCGTGCATCTGGGTGGTGGAGCCCGATCTGGCGCGCCTCTGGGCCGGCTTGCCGCGGCTCGCGGGCTGGATCGCCGGCGGCTTCCCGCCAGATTTCTCGGGTTTCGGCGACCTGATGGCTCGCGCGGCAGAGACCGTGGCGCTCGCCACCCTCGGCACCACGCTCGCCGCGGTTCTGGCGCTGCCGCTGGCTCTGGCCGCTGCACGGCCGTCGAACCCCATCCCGGCGCTCTATCATCCAGTCCGCACGCTGCTCGATGCGCTGCGCGGCATCGACAGCTTCGTCTTCGCGCTGATCTTCGTCGCCGCGGTCGGCCTCGGCCCGTTCGCGGGCATGCTTGGCGTCGCGCTGCATTCCGCCGGCAGCCTCGGCAAGCTGTGGTCCGAGGCGCTGGAGGCGGCTGACCCGGCGCCAATGGAGGCCGCCCGCAGCGCCGGTGCCGGCCGCGCCCAGGCTGCCGCCGTGGTGCTGCTGCCGGAGACGTTGCCGCAGACCGCCTCCGCCACGCTTTATGTCTGGGAGTTCAACATCCGCGCCTCCACCGTGCTCGGCCTCGTCGGTGCGGGCGGCATAGGGCAGGAGTTGAAGAACGCCGTGGACCTGCTCGACTTCGGCCGCTTGCTGGCCATCCTCACGCTCATCGTCGCGATGACGCTCGCAGCCGACCGTCTCTCCGCCATGCTCAGGGCGCGGCTTCTGTGATGCTGCGGGCCGATCCGGGGCTGGTGGTGCGCGGGCTCAGCGCGACGCTCGGCGGGCGCGCGGTGCTGCGCGACGTCGCGCTCGATGTCTCCCCCGGCGAGCTGGTGGCGCTGACGGGCGCCTCCGGCGCGGGCAAGACGACGCTGCTGCGCGCCATCGCGGGGCTGCTGGTCGCGCGCGGCACGATCCTTGTGGCCGGCCCGCCGGCGCTGGTCTTCCAGCAGCACGCGCTGGCGAACCGGCTGAGCGCGCGCGACAACGTGCTGGTCGGTGGGCTCGGCCGTATCGGCTTCTGGCGCGCAGCCTTCAGGCTCTGGCCGCGCGCGGATATTGCGGCGGCCGAGGCCTGCCTTGACCGTGTCGGCCTCGGTGGGCTCGGCGCGCGGCGGGCCGACCGGCTGTCCGGCGGGCAACGCCAGCGCGTCGCCATCGCTCGCGCGCTGCACCAGCGCGCCCGCATCCTGCTGGCCGACGAGCCGGTGGCAAGTCTCGATCCCGCGCTGGCGGAGGAGGTGGTCGCCCTGTTGCGGGACCTCGCTCGCCGGGACGGGCTCGCGGTGCTCGTTTCGCTGCATCAGCACGATCTCGCCCGCCGCTTCGCCGACCGCCTGCTGCATCTGGAGAATGGGTGTCTGAAAATCAGTTGACGCGCCTGGCCGCCGACGGGCCGATGCGCGTCTTCGGCGGCCCTATTCGAACCTGCGGGCGACACGGGCCGTGCTGACCGAGGCGGCGCGGCATCCCGC
This region of Sediminicoccus rosea genomic DNA includes:
- the phnE gene encoding phosphonate ABC transporter, permease protein PhnE, with translation MRRTAWIAAFFALQAACIWVVEPDLARLWAGLPRLAGWIAGGFPPDFSGFGDLMARAAETVALATLGTTLAAVLALPLALAAARPSNPIPALYHPVRTLLDALRGIDSFVFALIFVAAVGLGPFAGMLGVALHSAGSLGKLWSEALEAADPAPMEAARSAGAGRAQAAAVVLLPETLPQTASATLYVWEFNIRASTVLGLVGAGGIGQELKNAVDLLDFGRLLAILTLIVAMTLAADRLSAMLRARLL
- a CDS encoding phosphonate ABC transporter ATP-binding protein produces the protein MLRADPGLVVRGLSATLGGRAVLRDVALDVSPGELVALTGASGAGKTTLLRAIAGLLVARGTILVAGPPALVFQQHALANRLSARDNVLVGGLGRIGFWRAAFRLWPRADIAAAEACLDRVGLGGLGARRADRLSGGQRQRVAIARALHQRARILLADEPVASLDPALAEEVVALLRDLARRDGLAVLVSLHQHDLARRFADRLLHLENGCLKIS